One segment of Gordonia terrae DNA contains the following:
- a CDS encoding DUF1214 domain-containing protein — MPVQQEPVRVNADNFVRAETHRMFADIQRAAGGVGVFRHNREPASIEEQTVIRLNRDTLYSFAVVDLARPAVLTLPDAQGRYVSAMIVNEDHYVGGVLHAEGRHELTAERFGSRYVLVAVRILVDPVDPDDVAKVVTLQDQVSVEPGSSEPFVSPDYDTATLDDTRAALLALARGLESFDRTFGTRGDVDPVRHLIGCAAGWGGLPTSEATYIGVDPEREPGLYELTFDEVPVDAFWSVSVYNAAGFFEPNARNLYTVNSVTGERNEDGSVTVRFVPTADGELPANAIVTPRGWNYLIRLYRPRPEILDGTWTPPELMERSDA; from the coding sequence AACGCCGACAACTTCGTCCGTGCGGAGACGCACCGGATGTTCGCCGACATCCAGCGGGCGGCAGGAGGAGTAGGCGTTTTCCGTCACAACCGGGAACCCGCCTCGATCGAGGAACAGACGGTCATCCGGCTCAACCGGGACACGCTGTACAGCTTCGCGGTGGTCGACCTCGCCCGGCCGGCTGTCCTGACGCTGCCTGACGCGCAGGGACGCTACGTCTCGGCGATGATAGTGAACGAGGACCATTACGTGGGCGGGGTTCTGCATGCGGAGGGCCGTCACGAACTCACCGCAGAGCGGTTCGGTTCGCGGTACGTCCTCGTTGCCGTACGTATCCTCGTCGACCCTGTGGACCCCGACGACGTCGCGAAGGTCGTCACCCTGCAGGACCAGGTGTCCGTCGAACCCGGTTCGTCGGAACCGTTCGTATCGCCGGACTACGACACTGCGACTCTCGACGACACCCGAGCAGCCCTGCTCGCCCTGGCCAGAGGGCTGGAGTCGTTCGACCGAACCTTCGGAACGCGCGGCGACGTCGATCCAGTTCGCCACCTGATCGGCTGCGCGGCGGGCTGGGGTGGCCTCCCCACCTCCGAGGCGACGTACATCGGGGTCGACCCGGAACGTGAGCCGGGTTTGTACGAGCTGACTTTCGACGAGGTCCCGGTCGACGCCTTCTGGTCGGTGTCGGTGTACAACGCCGCGGGGTTCTTCGAACCGAATGCGAGGAACCTGTACACGGTCAACAGCGTCACCGGCGAGCGGAACGAAGACGGTTCGGTCACCGTGCGTTTCGTGCCCACCGCGGACGGGGAGCTTCCGGCAAATGCGATCGTCACACCGCGCGGATGGAACTATCTCATCCGGCTCTATCGTCCGCGTCCGGAAATTCTTGACGGCACCTGGACTCCGCCGGAACTGATGGAGCGATCCGACGCCTGA